In Rahnella aquatilis CIP 78.65 = ATCC 33071, one DNA window encodes the following:
- the lpxB gene encoding lipid-A-disaccharide synthase: MQKPVLTVGLVAGETSGDILGAGLIRALKKHHPDARFVGVAGPLMQAEGCEAWYEMEELAVMGVVEVLERLPRLLKIRKDLTRRFSELKPDVFVGIDAPDFNITLEGRLKQRGIRTIHYVSPSVWAWRQKRVFKIGKATDLVLAFLPFEKAFYDKFNVPCRFIGHTMADAMPLHPDKQAARLSLGIPEDVHCLALLPGSRHAEVEMLSADFLKTALQLRQTYPDLHVVVPLVNAKRREQFERIKAEIAPDLPAHLLDGKGREAMIASDAALLASGTAALECMLAKCPMVVGYRMKPFTFWLAERLVKTPYVSLPNLLARREIVTELLQTECVPDKLSAALLPLLAGGEKSQALRKTFLELHESIRRDADEQAAQAVMELAKR; this comes from the coding sequence ATGCAAAAGCCTGTTCTGACAGTTGGTCTGGTGGCTGGAGAAACGTCCGGTGACATTCTTGGCGCCGGGCTGATTCGAGCCTTGAAGAAGCATCATCCTGATGCCCGTTTTGTGGGTGTCGCAGGTCCGCTGATGCAGGCGGAAGGATGCGAAGCCTGGTACGAAATGGAAGAACTGGCGGTAATGGGCGTGGTAGAAGTTCTTGAACGGCTGCCACGCTTATTGAAAATCCGCAAAGATCTGACCCGTCGTTTTAGCGAACTGAAGCCGGATGTTTTCGTAGGCATTGATGCGCCTGACTTCAATATCACGCTTGAAGGTCGTTTGAAGCAGCGCGGGATCCGTACTATTCACTATGTCAGCCCCTCTGTCTGGGCCTGGCGCCAAAAACGTGTTTTCAAAATCGGGAAGGCCACTGATCTGGTTTTGGCATTCCTGCCTTTTGAAAAAGCGTTTTATGACAAATTTAATGTTCCCTGTCGTTTCATTGGTCATACGATGGCCGATGCGATGCCGTTGCATCCTGATAAACAGGCCGCACGTTTGTCACTCGGTATTCCTGAAGATGTGCATTGCCTCGCTTTGCTGCCAGGAAGTCGTCATGCTGAAGTGGAAATGCTCAGCGCGGATTTTCTAAAAACAGCTTTGCAGCTACGACAAACTTATCCTGATTTACATGTCGTTGTGCCTCTGGTGAATGCCAAACGTCGCGAGCAGTTTGAACGTATTAAGGCTGAAATAGCGCCTGATCTTCCTGCGCATTTGCTCGATGGGAAAGGTCGGGAAGCGATGATCGCCAGCGATGCCGCTTTGCTGGCATCGGGAACGGCAGCGCTGGAATGTATGCTGGCAAAATGCCCGATGGTCGTGGGCTACCGTATGAAGCCTTTCACTTTCTGGCTGGCAGAGCGTCTGGTGAAAACACCTTATGTTTCATTGCCAAATCTGCTGGCACGGCGGGAAATTGTCACCGAATTACTGCAAACCGAATGTGTACCTGACAAACTTTCTGCTGCGTTGCTGCCTTTATTGGCTGGTGGCGAGAAAAGTCAGGCACTGCGTAAGACGTTCCTTGAACTGCATGAAAGTATCCGCCGTGACGCAGACGAACAGGCTGCTCAGGCCGTCATGGAGCTGGCAAAGCGATGA
- the rnhB gene encoding ribonuclease HII, giving the protein MSDVFIYPQAVCIAGVDEVGRGPLVGAVVTAAVILDPANPIVGLADSKKLSEKRREALYIEIKEKALAWSLGRAEPHEIDELNILHATMLAMQRAVAGLCITPDMVLIDGNRCPKLPMASLAVVKGDSKVAEISAASILAKVTRDREMVELDLQFPEYGFAKHKGYPTPVHLESLARLGATTHHRRSFSPVKRALGLA; this is encoded by the coding sequence ATGAGTGATGTATTTATTTATCCGCAAGCTGTCTGTATTGCTGGCGTGGATGAGGTGGGACGCGGCCCCTTAGTGGGTGCAGTCGTCACCGCTGCTGTGATTCTTGATCCTGCTAACCCGATTGTCGGGCTGGCAGACTCCAAGAAACTCTCTGAAAAGCGCCGCGAGGCGTTGTACATCGAAATCAAAGAGAAAGCGCTGGCCTGGAGTCTCGGGCGAGCTGAACCGCATGAAATTGATGAACTGAATATTCTGCATGCCACTATGCTGGCAATGCAAAGAGCCGTTGCCGGTTTGTGCATCACGCCAGATATGGTGCTGATTGATGGTAACCGCTGTCCTAAACTTCCAATGGCTTCACTGGCGGTAGTGAAAGGGGACAGCAAAGTCGCAGAAATCAGCGCCGCCTCAATTCTGGCTAAAGTCACCCGCGACCGCGAAATGGTTGAACTGGATCTTCAGTTCCCTGAATATGGTTTTGCGAAGCACAAAGGCTATCCGACGCCGGTGCATCTTGAAAGCCTTGCCCGTCTTGGCGCCACTACGCACCACCGTCGAAGTTTCTCTCCGGTGAAACGCGCGCTCGGGCTGGCATAA
- the dnaE gene encoding DNA polymerase III subunit alpha, with the protein MAEPRFIHLRVHSDYSMVDGLAKVGPLVKCAASLGMPALAITDFTNLCGLVKFYGAAHGAGIKPIIGADLNVQSEILGDELAQLTVLAMNNQGYQNLTLLISRAYQRGYGAAGPIVDLEWLAELNEGLILLSGARMGDVGKFLTRGNDLQVSQCLDFYQQYFPDRYYLELIRTGRAEEENYLHAAVALATERGLPVVATNDVRFMVPTDFDAHEIRVAIHDGFTLDDPKRPRNYTSQQYMRSEDEMCELFEDLPEALQNSVEIAKRCNVTIRLGEYFLPQFPTGDMTTEDFLVEKSKIGLEERLEFLFPDPEVRAQRRPEYDERLDIELKVINQMGFPGYFLIVMEFIQWSKDNNVPVGPGRGSGAGSLVAYALKITDLDPLEFDLLFERFLNPERVSMPDFDVDFCMEKRDRVIDHVSEMYGREAVSQIITFGTMAAKAVIRDVGRVLGHPYGFVDRISKLVPPDPGMTLEKAFAAEPQLPEIYEADEEVKSLIDMARQLEGVTRNAGKHAGGVVIAPTKITDFAPLYCDAEGNHPVTQFDKNDVEYAGLVKFDFLGLRTLTIIDWALEMINARRAKAGEAPLDIAAIPLDDKKSFDMLQRSETTAVFQLESRGMKDLIKRLKPDSFEDMIALVALFRPGPLQSGMVDNFIDRKHGREEISYPDIQWQHESLKPVLEPTYGIILYQEQVMQIAQVLAGYSLGGADMLRRAMGKKNPVEMAKQRGGFEEGAKSRGIDGELAIKIFDLVEKFAGYGFNKSHSAAYALVSYQTLWLKAHYPAEFMAAVMTADMDNTEKVVGLVDECWRMGLKILPPDINSGLYHFHVNDEGEIVYGIGAIKGVGEGPIEAIIEARNEGGYFKELFDLCARADVKKLNKRILEKLIMSGAFDRLGPHRAALMSSLSDALKAADQHAKAEAIGQVDMFGVLAEAPEQVEKSYANVMPWPEQTVLDGERETLGLYLTGHPITQYLKEIERYGGGQRLKDMHPTERGKMTVAVGLVLAARVMVTKRGNRIGICTLDDRSGRLEVMLFTEALEKFQHLLEKDRILIATGQVSFDDFSGGLKMMARDIMDISEAREKYARGLAISLTDRQIDDQLLNRLRQSLEPHRSGTIPVHLYYQRENARARLRFGASWRVTPTDKLLLDLRGLVGTEQVELEFD; encoded by the coding sequence ATGGCCGAACCTCGTTTTATTCATCTGCGTGTACATAGCGACTATTCCATGGTGGATGGGCTTGCGAAGGTCGGTCCGCTGGTGAAATGCGCAGCGTCACTCGGCATGCCTGCTTTGGCGATTACCGATTTCACTAACTTGTGCGGACTGGTTAAATTTTACGGTGCGGCACATGGTGCGGGTATAAAACCGATTATCGGTGCAGACCTGAATGTTCAAAGCGAAATACTGGGTGATGAACTGGCACAGCTGACGGTTCTGGCGATGAATAATCAGGGCTACCAGAACCTGACCTTATTGATTTCCAGAGCGTATCAGCGCGGTTACGGCGCAGCCGGGCCGATCGTCGACCTCGAATGGCTGGCAGAACTGAATGAAGGTTTGATTCTGCTTTCCGGCGCGAGGATGGGTGATGTCGGTAAATTTCTGACCCGCGGAAATGACTTACAAGTCAGCCAGTGCCTGGATTTCTACCAGCAGTATTTCCCCGATCGTTATTATCTCGAATTGATCCGTACCGGCCGTGCAGAAGAAGAAAACTATCTGCATGCGGCTGTCGCACTGGCGACAGAGCGCGGTTTGCCGGTGGTGGCAACCAACGACGTGCGCTTTATGGTGCCGACTGACTTTGATGCCCATGAGATTCGTGTTGCGATCCACGATGGTTTCACGCTGGATGACCCTAAACGTCCGCGCAATTACACTTCGCAGCAATATATGCGCAGTGAAGATGAGATGTGCGAGCTGTTTGAGGATTTGCCTGAAGCGTTGCAAAACAGCGTGGAAATTGCCAAACGCTGTAACGTCACCATCCGTCTGGGCGAATATTTTCTGCCGCAGTTCCCGACCGGTGATATGACCACTGAAGATTTTCTGGTCGAAAAATCAAAAATCGGGCTGGAAGAGCGCCTTGAGTTTTTATTCCCGGATCCGGAAGTTCGTGCACAAAGACGCCCTGAATATGACGAGCGTCTGGACATTGAACTTAAAGTTATCAACCAGATGGGTTTTCCCGGTTACTTCCTGATCGTAATGGAGTTCATCCAGTGGTCGAAAGATAACAACGTACCTGTCGGGCCGGGACGTGGTTCCGGTGCAGGTTCTCTGGTGGCATATGCCCTGAAAATTACCGATCTGGATCCGCTCGAATTTGACTTGCTGTTCGAACGTTTCCTTAACCCTGAACGTGTTTCCATGCCCGACTTTGATGTCGACTTCTGTATGGAAAAACGCGACCGGGTTATCGATCACGTTTCAGAAATGTATGGCCGCGAAGCTGTTTCGCAGATCATTACTTTCGGAACGATGGCTGCCAAAGCGGTTATCCGCGATGTGGGCCGTGTTCTGGGGCATCCTTACGGCTTCGTTGACCGCATTTCCAAACTGGTGCCACCCGATCCGGGCATGACGCTTGAAAAAGCGTTTGCTGCAGAGCCACAGTTGCCCGAAATCTATGAGGCTGACGAAGAGGTTAAGTCTCTCATCGACATGGCGCGTCAGCTTGAAGGTGTCACCCGTAACGCCGGGAAACACGCCGGTGGCGTAGTGATTGCGCCCACCAAAATCACCGACTTTGCGCCACTTTATTGTGATGCGGAAGGTAACCATCCGGTCACGCAGTTTGATAAAAATGATGTGGAATATGCGGGTCTGGTGAAGTTCGACTTCCTTGGCCTGCGTACGCTGACCATCATCGACTGGGCGCTGGAGATGATCAACGCCCGCCGCGCGAAAGCCGGTGAGGCACCGCTGGATATTGCGGCCATCCCGCTGGATGACAAAAAAAGCTTCGACATGCTGCAACGCTCGGAAACCACGGCGGTATTCCAGCTTGAATCACGCGGCATGAAAGATTTGATCAAACGCCTCAAGCCTGACAGTTTCGAAGATATGATCGCTCTGGTGGCGCTGTTCCGCCCGGGCCCTTTACAGTCCGGCATGGTGGATAACTTTATTGACCGTAAACACGGTCGTGAAGAGATTTCTTACCCGGATATCCAGTGGCAGCATGAATCCCTGAAACCTGTGCTGGAGCCGACGTACGGCATCATCCTGTATCAGGAACAGGTTATGCAGATTGCGCAGGTTCTGGCAGGTTACTCGCTGGGTGGTGCAGACATGCTCCGCCGTGCGATGGGTAAGAAAAACCCGGTGGAGATGGCCAAGCAGCGCGGCGGTTTTGAAGAGGGGGCAAAATCTCGGGGTATCGACGGCGAACTGGCGATTAAAATCTTCGACCTGGTAGAGAAATTTGCCGGTTACGGTTTTAACAAATCTCACTCAGCAGCTTATGCTTTAGTGTCGTATCAGACGCTGTGGCTGAAAGCGCACTATCCGGCGGAGTTCATGGCGGCGGTAATGACGGCTGATATGGATAACACTGAAAAAGTGGTCGGGCTGGTGGATGAATGCTGGCGTATGGGGCTGAAAATCCTGCCGCCTGATATCAACAGCGGCCTGTATCATTTCCACGTGAACGATGAAGGCGAAATTGTTTACGGCATTGGCGCGATTAAAGGCGTGGGTGAAGGCCCGATTGAAGCCATTATTGAAGCGCGTAACGAAGGCGGCTATTTCAAAGAGCTGTTTGATTTGTGCGCGCGTGCTGACGTCAAAAAACTGAATAAACGCATTCTCGAAAAGCTGATCATGTCCGGGGCGTTTGACCGTCTGGGACCACACCGTGCCGCGTTGATGAGTTCCTTAAGCGACGCATTGAAAGCCGCTGATCAACATGCCAAAGCCGAGGCGATTGGTCAGGTTGATATGTTTGGTGTGCTGGCAGAAGCACCTGAGCAGGTTGAGAAATCTTACGCGAATGTGATGCCATGGCCGGAACAAACGGTTCTGGATGGCGAACGTGAGACGCTCGGCTTGTATCTGACCGGCCATCCGATCACGCAATATTTGAAAGAAATTGAACGTTATGGCGGCGGCCAGCGTTTGAAAGATATGCACCCGACGGAACGGGGCAAAATGACCGTCGCGGTCGGGCTTGTCCTTGCCGCACGTGTCATGGTCACCAAGCGGGGTAACCGCATTGGGATCTGTACCCTTGATGACCGTTCCGGTCGTCTGGAAGTCATGTTGTTCACTGAAGCATTGGAAAAATTCCAGCATTTATTGGAAAAAGACCGTATCCTTATCGCCACAGGACAGGTCAGCTTTGATGACTTCAGTGGCGGGCTTAAAATGATGGCCCGCGATATAATGGACATCAGTGAAGCACGGGAAAAATATGCTCGCGGTCTTGCTATCTCGCTGACTGACAGGCAAATTGATGACCAGCTTTTGAACCGTCTCCGCCAATCGTTGGAACCACATCGATCGGGGACGATACCAGTGCATCTGTATTACCAACGAGAAAACGCAAGAGCCCGGCTACGATTCGGGGCGTCATGGCGTGTTACGCCAACGGACAAACTGTTGCTGGATTTGCGAGGCCTGGTCGGTACTGAGCAGGTGGAACTGGAATTTGACTAA
- the accA gene encoding acetyl-CoA carboxylase carboxyl transferase subunit alpha, whose product MSLNFLDFEQPIAELEAKIDSLTAVSRQDEKLDINLDEEVARLREKSVELTRKIFSDLGAWQIAQLARHPRRPYTLDYIKHIFTDFDELAGDRAFADDKAIVGGIARLGERAVMIIGHQKGRETKEKIRRNFGMPAPEGYRKALRLMEMAERFKLPIITFIDTPGAYPGVGAEERGQSEAIARNLREMSRLNVPVICTVIGEGGSGGALAIGVGDKVNMLQYSTYSVISPEGCASILWKSADKAPLAAEAMGIIAPRLKELKLIDSVIPEPLGGAHRNVEAMAASLRAQLEADLSDLDVLSTEELRNRRYQRLMTYGYC is encoded by the coding sequence ATGAGTCTGAATTTTCTTGATTTTGAACAGCCGATTGCGGAACTGGAAGCGAAAATTGACTCGCTGACTGCAGTCAGCCGTCAAGACGAAAAATTAGATATTAATCTGGACGAAGAAGTTGCACGCTTGCGCGAGAAAAGCGTTGAACTGACCCGTAAGATTTTCTCTGATCTGGGTGCCTGGCAGATTGCCCAACTGGCACGCCATCCTCGTCGCCCTTATACGCTCGATTACATCAAACATATCTTTACCGATTTTGATGAACTGGCGGGTGATCGTGCCTTCGCAGACGATAAAGCTATCGTTGGCGGTATTGCTCGTTTGGGTGAACGTGCTGTGATGATCATTGGTCATCAGAAAGGCCGTGAAACGAAAGAGAAAATTCGTCGTAACTTCGGCATGCCTGCACCAGAAGGGTATCGTAAAGCGTTGCGTCTGATGGAAATGGCTGAGCGTTTTAAACTGCCAATTATCACCTTCATCGACACCCCGGGCGCTTATCCGGGTGTGGGCGCGGAAGAACGTGGTCAGTCTGAAGCGATCGCCCGTAACCTGCGTGAAATGTCCCGCCTGAACGTTCCGGTTATCTGCACCGTTATCGGTGAAGGTGGCTCCGGTGGCGCACTGGCGATCGGTGTGGGTGACAAAGTTAATATGCTGCAATACAGCACCTATTCGGTGATCTCGCCGGAAGGTTGTGCGTCAATTCTGTGGAAGAGTGCGGATAAAGCCCCTCTGGCTGCGGAAGCGATGGGCATCATTGCACCGCGTCTGAAAGAGCTGAAACTGATCGACTCTGTGATCCCTGAGCCTTTGGGTGGCGCTCACCGTAACGTAGAAGCGATGGCTGCTTCTCTGCGTGCACAACTTGAAGCTGATCTGAGCGATCTGGATGTGTTGAGTACGGAAGAGCTGCGTAACCGTCGTTATCAGCGTCTGATGACTTACGGCTACTGCTGA
- a CDS encoding lysine decarboxylase LdcC — MNIIAIMRPEGAYYKDEPIRELDSALTLLGFQVIYPRDRADLLKLIENNARICGAIFDWDQHSEELCTAINELNEYLPLYAFINTHSTLDVDVNEMRMVLYFFEYALSAAEDIAKRIRQYTDEYIDTITPPLTKALFTYVEEGKYTFCTPGHMAGTAFLKSPVGTLFYDFFGAKTLKADVSISVTELGSLLDHTGPHLEAEEYIARTFGAEQSYIVTNGTSTANKIVGMYAAPAGSTVLIDRNCHKSLAHLMMMTNIVPVYLRPNRNAYGILGGIPKREFTRESIEEKIAQTENATWPVHAVITNSTYDGLLYNTDYIKSTLDVPSIHFDSAWVPYTNFHPIYDGKSGMSGERIPGKVIYETQSTHKLLAAFSQASMIHIKGDYNESTFNEAYMMHTTTSPNYGIVASAETAAAMLRGNPGRRLINRSVERALHFRKEIQRLREETEGWFFDIWQPEHIDEAECWPLNPDQNWHGFAHADADHMYLDPIKVTILTPGMDETGKLEEEGIPAALVAKFLDERGVVVEKTGPYNLLFLFSIGIDKTKSMSLMRGLTDFKRSYDLNLRIKNMLPDLYAEDPDFYRNMRIQDLAQGIHKLIVRHDLPRLMLEAFDVLPEMKMTPYEMFQHQVRGHVDECDIDELVGKVSANMILPYPPGVPVVMPGEMITEESRAVLDFLIMLCSIGERYPGFETDIHGTRLTEDGRYLVKVLKLPEAS, encoded by the coding sequence ATGAATATTATCGCTATCATGCGCCCGGAAGGGGCTTACTACAAAGACGAGCCGATCCGTGAACTGGATAGCGCGCTGACGCTTCTCGGATTTCAGGTCATTTATCCGCGCGATCGCGCGGATCTGCTCAAACTCATCGAAAATAATGCCCGCATTTGCGGCGCTATTTTCGACTGGGATCAGCATAGCGAAGAGCTGTGTACAGCCATTAATGAGCTGAATGAATATCTGCCGCTTTACGCTTTCATCAATACGCATTCAACGCTTGATGTTGACGTTAATGAAATGCGCATGGTGCTCTACTTCTTTGAATATGCGCTGAGTGCGGCTGAAGATATTGCCAAACGCATCCGCCAGTATACCGACGAATACATCGATACCATTACGCCGCCGCTGACAAAAGCGTTGTTCACCTATGTAGAAGAAGGAAAATACACTTTTTGTACGCCGGGACATATGGCCGGTACGGCGTTTTTAAAGAGCCCGGTGGGGACATTGTTCTATGATTTTTTCGGCGCCAAAACGCTGAAAGCCGATGTGTCGATTTCGGTGACCGAACTGGGTTCCCTGCTTGATCACACGGGTCCGCATCTCGAGGCGGAGGAATATATCGCCCGCACTTTCGGTGCCGAGCAAAGCTATATCGTCACTAATGGCACCTCGACTGCCAATAAAATTGTCGGAATGTATGCTGCACCGGCGGGGAGTACGGTACTGATTGACCGCAACTGTCATAAATCACTCGCCCATCTGATGATGATGACTAATATCGTGCCGGTCTATTTGCGACCCAATCGCAACGCGTATGGCATTCTTGGCGGAATACCTAAGCGTGAATTCACCCGAGAAAGCATCGAAGAGAAGATTGCACAGACTGAGAATGCCACCTGGCCAGTGCACGCAGTGATCACTAACTCTACTTACGACGGCTTGCTGTACAACACGGATTACATCAAAAGCACACTTGATGTTCCGTCGATTCATTTTGATTCTGCATGGGTGCCATACACGAATTTTCATCCAATTTATGATGGTAAAAGCGGAATGAGCGGCGAGCGCATTCCGGGAAAAGTCATTTACGAAACGCAATCAACACACAAACTACTGGCAGCTTTCTCGCAGGCGTCGATGATTCACATTAAGGGTGATTACAATGAAAGTACCTTTAATGAAGCTTATATGATGCACACCACCACATCGCCAAATTACGGCATTGTGGCTTCTGCAGAAACTGCCGCAGCGATGTTGCGCGGTAATCCCGGGCGGCGTCTCATTAACCGCTCGGTTGAACGCGCGCTGCATTTCCGTAAGGAGATACAGCGGTTGCGGGAAGAAACCGAGGGCTGGTTCTTTGATATCTGGCAGCCTGAACATATTGATGAAGCCGAGTGCTGGCCGCTGAATCCCGATCAAAACTGGCATGGTTTTGCGCATGCCGATGCCGATCATATGTATCTGGATCCGATCAAAGTGACGATCCTGACACCCGGAATGGATGAAACGGGAAAGCTGGAAGAAGAGGGGATCCCGGCCGCGCTAGTAGCGAAATTCCTGGATGAGCGCGGCGTGGTAGTGGAAAAAACCGGTCCGTATAACCTGCTTTTCCTGTTCAGTATCGGCATTGATAAAACCAAATCCATGAGTCTGATGCGCGGCCTGACTGATTTTAAGCGCAGTTATGATCTCAACCTGCGCATTAAAAATATGCTGCCGGATTTATATGCGGAAGATCCTGATTTCTACCGCAATATGCGGATTCAGGATCTGGCGCAAGGGATCCATAAGCTGATTGTTCGCCACGATCTGCCGCGCTTAATGCTGGAGGCATTTGATGTGCTGCCGGAAATGAAAATGACGCCGTATGAAATGTTCCAGCATCAGGTTCGTGGCCATGTTGATGAATGTGACATTGATGAACTGGTCGGCAAAGTATCAGCCAACATGATCCTGCCTTATCCGCCCGGTGTACCCGTGGTGATGCCGGGCGAGATGATCACGGAAGAAAGCCGCGCTGTGCTCGATTTCCTGATTATGCTCTGCTCAATAGGCGAGCGTTACCCCGGCTTTGAGACGGATATTCATGGAACGCGGCTCACAGAAGACGGGCGATATCTGGTGAAGGTCTTAAAACTTCCGGAAGCGAGCTAG
- a CDS encoding VOC family protein, with product MLNLRQIHHIAIIGSDYQASKHFYCDILGFRLLGEFYREERDSWKADLALNDHYTIELFSFPQPPARPSRPEACGLRHLAFSVEDIGQSISALTEAGVVCEPVRTDPYTGKKFTFFNDPDGLPLELYES from the coding sequence ATGCTTAATCTTCGCCAGATCCACCACATCGCCATCATCGGTTCTGATTATCAGGCCAGCAAACACTTCTACTGTGACATTCTCGGGTTCAGGCTACTGGGGGAGTTTTACCGTGAGGAACGCGATTCCTGGAAAGCTGACCTGGCGCTTAATGATCATTACACCATTGAATTATTCAGCTTTCCGCAACCGCCAGCCCGGCCAAGTCGTCCTGAGGCGTGCGGATTACGCCATCTTGCGTTCAGTGTTGAAGATATCGGGCAATCCATTTCCGCGCTCACTGAAGCCGGTGTTGTCTGCGAACCGGTAAGAACCGATCCGTACACGGGCAAAAAATTCACCTTCTTTAACGATCCTGACGGCTTACCGCTGGAATTGTACGAATCCTGA
- the tilS gene encoding tRNA lysidine(34) synthetase TilS: MNSKPAATFLSEHLRNKIGDARKLCVAFSGGLDSSVLLAGLAKLRDDALPGIELRALHIHHGLSRFADDWVAHCQMFCQQRDIPFSVVKVQVNSQEGGIEAAARTARYQAFAESLTAGEVLLTAQHLNDQCETFMLALKRGSGPAGLSAMSADSSVQGYRLLRPLLDLSREQLEECAIQYQLRWIEDDSNRDARFDRNFLRLDILPALYDRWPHFAQATARSALLCAEQEALLDELLSESLEVLTDGQGSLSVDGLSNVSAVRRSALLRRWLASHGVRMPSREQLQRIWDEVALSREDAQAQLVLGKWVVRRFRQRLYALSERRPLKDQILCWDPAEKLALPDGLGCLIADHVLTGQAADCLIRQPRADEKITVRFHAKGYIEKVGRDRARQAKKLWSELGVPPWERDRIPLIYYNDQLMAAPGWFITRQSQAENNEAQWRIIWSAAQ; this comes from the coding sequence ATGAACTCAAAACCGGCGGCGACATTTCTTTCAGAACACCTGCGCAATAAAATCGGTGATGCACGAAAACTTTGCGTGGCGTTCAGCGGCGGCCTGGATTCTTCGGTCCTGCTGGCCGGGCTGGCAAAGTTACGCGACGACGCGTTGCCGGGCATCGAACTGCGTGCGTTGCATATTCATCATGGATTGAGCCGGTTTGCTGATGACTGGGTCGCCCACTGCCAGATGTTTTGTCAGCAGCGAGATATTCCTTTCTCCGTGGTTAAAGTGCAGGTCAATTCGCAGGAAGGCGGAATCGAAGCGGCGGCACGAACGGCACGTTATCAGGCATTTGCTGAAAGTCTGACTGCCGGTGAAGTGTTACTGACCGCACAACATCTGAATGACCAATGCGAAACTTTTATGCTGGCGCTTAAACGTGGAAGCGGGCCTGCCGGTCTCTCGGCGATGAGCGCAGACAGTTCGGTTCAGGGGTACCGGTTACTGCGACCTCTGCTTGATCTCAGCCGTGAACAGCTCGAAGAATGCGCCATTCAATATCAGTTGCGCTGGATCGAAGACGACAGCAACCGGGATGCGCGTTTTGATCGTAACTTTCTGCGACTGGATATTTTACCTGCGCTTTACGACCGATGGCCGCATTTTGCTCAGGCCACGGCTCGCAGCGCATTACTTTGTGCAGAGCAGGAAGCATTGCTGGATGAGTTACTCAGTGAGTCCCTGGAAGTCTTAACTGACGGTCAGGGCAGTTTATCTGTCGACGGGTTAAGCAATGTCTCAGCGGTGAGACGTTCTGCGTTATTACGTCGCTGGCTGGCATCGCATGGTGTGAGAATGCCTTCGCGTGAACAGTTGCAGAGAATATGGGATGAGGTTGCGTTAAGCCGTGAAGATGCGCAGGCGCAATTAGTTCTGGGAAAATGGGTTGTCCGGCGTTTCCGTCAGCGTTTGTATGCATTGTCAGAACGCAGACCGCTTAAAGATCAGATCCTCTGCTGGGATCCGGCTGAAAAATTAGCGCTGCCTGACGGACTGGGTTGTCTGATTGCCGATCATGTTCTCACCGGGCAGGCGGCTGACTGTCTGATCCGCCAGCCACGTGCTGATGAAAAGATCACTGTACGTTTCCATGCGAAGGGATATATCGAAAAGGTTGGGCGGGATCGGGCGCGTCAGGCCAAAAAATTGTGGTCCGAGTTAGGTGTGCCGCCATGGGAGCGGGATCGTATTCCGTTGATTTATTACAATGATCAATTGATGGCTGCACCGGGCTGGTTTATTACCCGCCAGTCCCAGGCTGAAAATAATGAAGCGCAATGGCGGATCATCTGGTCGGCTGCGCAATGA
- a CDS encoding c-type cytochrome — protein sequence MQVVGRTVSGIAALMLLSLPALAGGNVADGQSKSASCMACHGATGKAVNSIYPNLAGQNEDYLALSLQAYKKGERSGGQAGVMQAFSSSLSDQDINDLSAYYASLTPLQK from the coding sequence ATGCAAGTCGTGGGAAGAACGGTGTCAGGAATAGCGGCCTTGATGTTGCTCAGTTTACCTGCTCTGGCGGGTGGAAATGTGGCTGACGGGCAGTCTAAATCAGCCAGTTGCATGGCATGTCACGGAGCAACGGGTAAAGCCGTTAATTCGATTTACCCTAATCTGGCAGGGCAAAATGAAGATTATCTGGCGCTTTCGTTGCAGGCTTATAAGAAAGGTGAGAGAAGTGGCGGCCAGGCGGGTGTGATGCAGGCTTTCAGTTCGTCATTATCTGATCAGGATATCAATGATTTGTCGGCCTATTACGCCAGTCTGACACCGCTGCAAAAATAA
- the rof gene encoding Rho-binding antiterminator, whose protein sequence is MSMNDEYQPINCDDYDNLELACQHHLVLTLKMRSGEIVEAKANDLLMRKKVEYLVVEANGEQRDLRLDHIESFSHPEIGTVVVSAE, encoded by the coding sequence ATGTCGATGAATGATGAGTACCAACCCATCAATTGTGATGACTACGATAATCTTGAGCTCGCCTGCCAGCATCACCTGGTTTTGACGCTGAAGATGCGTAGCGGAGAAATCGTTGAGGCAAAAGCCAACGATCTGTTAATGCGTAAAAAAGTGGAATATCTGGTGGTTGAGGCGAACGGCGAACAACGGGATCTGCGTCTGGATCACATTGAAAGCTTTAGCCATCCGGAAATTGGCACCGTTGTCGTCAGCGCTGAATAG